Proteins found in one Gigantopelta aegis isolate Gae_Host chromosome 12, Gae_host_genome, whole genome shotgun sequence genomic segment:
- the LOC121385977 gene encoding kelch-like protein 6: protein MDHTKRNILQNIHEEMVKGTFNDLDIVCENGTTSANRLVLAAMSSYFRAMLTSDMTESRTGILNLPTVSLSVFQNILKMSLCSVDLVNEDNCVKMLDACEMMQLDDVKNLCHRYLKESLLITTDNCLHWWRLMNRYNVPDLSNRALSYLIEKLTDFVETGNIVHLSRTELLEILFKDDLKCKEDVIMKGVMKWVEANNPDADDVKRIFEMTRIDLVDPQFLIENVVFSKFISDNNCVQQMIKNVQCSEYLTTGCHSRYVFHNRRVDVFVLHHNKTSLLSCFTPEGTWKDVPPAPVDPGWWYSAASLGNKIYITGGESRRKCTLVYDVCRREWETGPDLEEQRHWHCMATANSKVYAIGGEYSNTIEVMSENGTRWQVVGDLKQNRELAFAATVGHNILVMGGQSGESGSDVIQCFNTATRCVSNLRSRLPYRSMCLRGSVHLPDVYLLDYDGNVMHIQVTGSDGEIKIQVKSTAKWRSFEYWFGVLWQIGGLLSFSGCETNCEIRKYNMVEGKDDNITFLKSTRSGDVYGVLPVYHSA, encoded by the coding sequence ATGGATCATACTAAAAGAAACATTCTCCAAAACATCCACGAAGAAATGGTCAAAGGTACGTTCAATGACCTTGACATTGTCTGTGAGAATGGGACAACAAGTGCAAACCGTTTGGTCCTGGCCGCGATGTCATCTTACTTCCGGGCAATGCTGACATCAGACATGACAGAGAGTCGGACGGGGATCTTAAATCTGCCCACTGTCTCGTTGTCGGTGTTCCAGAATATTCTCAAGATGTCTTTGTGTTCAGTGGATCTTGTAAACGAAGACAACTGCGTCAAAATGTTAGACGCATGCGAAATGATGCAGCTTGATGACGTCAAAAATCTGTGTCATCGTTATCTTAAGGAAAGCCTACTGATCACTACCGATAACTGTCTACACTGGTGGAGACTTATGAATCGCTACAATGTTCCCGATTTGTCCAACAGGGCATTATCTTATCTGATTGAAAAGTTGACCGACTTTGTTGAAACAGGAAATATTGTTCATTTGTCAAGGACAGAACTTTTAGAAATATTGTTCAAAGATGACTTGAAATGTAAAGAAGACGTCATTATGAAAGGTGTCATGAAGTGGGTTGAAGCAAATAACCCGGATGCAGATGACGTAAAACGTATCTTTGAAATGACCAGGATTGATCTTGTTGATCCACAGTTCCTCAttgaaaatgttgttttttctaaATTCATTTCTGATAATAACTGTGTGCAgcaaatgataaaaaatgtGCAGTGTTCAGAATATCTGACAACAGGTTGTCACAGCAGATATGTATTTCATAACAGACGTGTAGATGTTTTCGTGTTACATCACAACAAAACTTCACTTCTGTCTTGTTTTACACCAGAAGGGACATGGAAAGACGTTCCGCCTGCTCCAGTAGATCCTGGATGGTGGTATTCAGCAGCAAGTCTAGGCAAcaagatctacatcactggtgGTGAGAGTAGAAGAAAATGTACACTCGTTTACGACGTCTGTAGAAGAGAGTGGGAAACAGGTCCAGATCTCGAAGAACAACGTCATTGGCACTGCATGGCCACAGCTAATTCTAAAGTGTATGCAATTGGTGGCGAGTACAGCAACACGATTGaagtgatgagcgagaatggcACACGCTGGCAGGTTGTTGGAGATTTGAAACAGAACAGAGAGCTTGCATTCGCTGCTACAGTTGGACACAACATTCTGGTGATGGGTGGACAGAGTGGAGAAAGTGGATCAGATGTTATCCAGTGTTTCAATACAGCAACTCGCTGTGTGTCTAACCTCAGATCACGTTTACCATACAGATCGATGTGTCTGAGAGGTTCGGTTCACCTCCCTGATGTATATCTGCTGGACTATGATGGAAATGTGATGCACATCCAGGTCACTGGCAGTGATGGTGAAATTAAGATTCAAGTCAAGTCAACAGCGAAATGGCGATCATTTGAATATTGGTTTGGCGTATTATGGCAGATCGGAGGCTTGTTGTCCTTCAGTGGCTGCGAAACTAACTGTGAAATTAGAAAATACAACATGGTTGAAGGGAAAGACGACAATATTACTTTTCTAAAATCAACAAGAAGTGGTGATGTGTATGGTGTTCTGCCAGTGTATCACAGCGCATAA